In Primulina eburnea isolate SZY01 chromosome 5, ASM2296580v1, whole genome shotgun sequence, a single window of DNA contains:
- the LOC140831639 gene encoding uncharacterized protein: MPAAAVQSPQSSNRKALQPKIDIFPTNALINMATNTNAKPKSSQCVDISNKENIHPMIQCFDSSLAHELNAIREKLERLTIDRENTDEVLRQRGMMLDSHMKGIINRWEDQKQLEMEVDRLYRLKEIRLSCMRISAVKSLREKEQEKVLKESQAKTSEKTP, from the exons ATGCCAGCAGCTGCAGTTCAATCTCCTCAAAGCAGCAACCGCAAAGCACTGCAGCCCAAGATCGATATATTCCCTACTAATGCACTCATCAATATGGCTACTAATACTAATGCGAAGCCTAAGTCTTCGCAATGTGTCGACATCTCCAACAAGGAGAACATTCATCCCATGATCCAATGCTTCGATTCCTCGCTTGCCCATGAGCTCAACGCCATCCGTGAGAAGCTCGAGAGATTGACGATTGACAGGGAAAATACCGATGAAGTCCTGAGGCAGAGGGGGATGATGCTGGATTCCCACATGAAGGGAATTATTAATAGATGGGAAGACCAAAAACAGCTGGAGATGGAGGTTGATCGATTGTACCGTTTGAAAGAGATCAGATTATCTTGCAtg AGAATATCTGCAGTTAAATCATTGAGAGAAAAGGAACAAGAGAAGGTGTTGAAGGAAAGTCAAGCAAAGACAAGTGAAAAGACGCCTTAG
- the LOC140832512 gene encoding receptor-like protein kinase FERONIA isoform X1, giving the protein MYIERGRRRDLLTTFLSVFFLLNKNKNKLLFNCNTSKAFLSISSSAAVLFQSLIGVDFQSSMRNRYSPWILVALSFLLLPFVISAVDYTPTEKIFMSCGGPPDSTDSDGRKWTSDVGSKFMLTSSNSLTATAATQKPSVPQVPYMTTRIFQSDFTYSFPVAPGRKFIRLYFYPASYGGLNAVNGLFSVICGPYTLMKNFSAAQTTEALNYDYMMKEFSVNVASEVLNITFIPSRDTSNSYAFVNGIEVVSHPDIYSSDGTDIVVGQSTGFTIDNTTALENLYRLNVGGNDISPSRDTGLYRSWRDDSSYIFSAANGVTEVPDPNVTVSYPPGSATYIAPLDVYATLRSMGRNASVNQNYNLTWLFLVDSGFSYLVRLHFCEITDIVYKVNQRVFNIFMNNQTAEQGADVIAMAGRNGVPVHKDYVVFVPTGPPMQDLWLDLHPFISSNPQFYDAILNGLEIFKINDTNGYLAGPNPTPLPQPKVDTDESSGSVQSKSHKAVIGGVCGGIAALLVVGLIICIVSRQRQNRKDPITSDGWLPLSLYGNSHSSGSAKTNTTGSNASSLPSNLCRHFSFSEIKAATNGFDEALLLGVGGFGKVYRGEIDSGTKVAIKRGNPLSEQGVHEFQTEIEMLSKLRHRHLVSLIGYCEENCEMILVYDYMAYGTLREHLYKTQKPPLPWKQRLEICIGAARGLHYLHTGAKHTIIHRDVKTTNILLDEKWVAKVSDFGLSKTGPTLDNTHVSTVVKGSFGYLDPEYFRRQQLTEKSDVYSYGVVLFEILCARPALNPTLPKEQVSLAEWALHCHKKGILDQIIDPYLKGKIAPECFKKIAETAVKCVSDVGTERPSMGDVLWNLEFALQLQESAEESESFDVKNTTNSSPGFDGNITDSKSSGLSMSIGGRSLASEDSDGLTPSAVFSQIMNPKGR; this is encoded by the exons atgtacataGAGAGAGGAAGGAGAAGAGACCTCCTCACCACATTtctctctgttttttttttattaaataaaaataaaaacaaactaCTGTTCAACTGCAATACAAGCAAAGCTTTTCTTTCAATTTCGTCGAGTGCTGCTGTTTTGTTTCAG TCTTTGATTGGGGTGGATTTCCAGTCGTCGATGAGGAACCGCTATAGTCCATGGATCTTGGTGGCCCTTAGTTTTCTGCTGCTGCCATTTGTGATATCAGCAGTCGATTATACACCCACGGAGAAGATTTTCATGAGCTGTGGAGGTCCCCCTGACTCTACCGACTCCGATGGTCGAAAATGGACGTCAGATGTTGGCTCGAAGTTCATGTTAACGAGCAGCAACTCTTTGACCGCCACCGCGGCCACACAGAAACCCTCCGTCCCCCAAGTACCTTACATGACAACTCGAATATTCCAATCTGATTTCACCTACAGTTTCCCTGTGGCACCAGGCCGTAAGTTTATTCGTTTGTATTTCTATCCCGCGTCCTACGGTGGATTGAATGCTGTCAATGGTCTGTTCTCGGTGATTTGTGGGCCCTATACTCTTATGAAGAATTTCAGCGCTGCTCAAACCACCGAGGCCTTGAATTATGATTATATGATGAAGGAGTTCTCTGTTAATGTCGCATCTGAGGTTTTGAATATAACATTCATACCGTCCCGTGATACTTCTAACTCGTATGCATTCGTGAATGGGATCGAGGTTGTTTCGCATCCTGATATATATAGTTCAGATGGAACGGATATTGTTGTAGGTCAATCCACTGGATTCACTATTGACAACACTACAGCTCTAGAGAATTTGTATCGGTTAAATGTGGGTGGAAACGACATTTCACCCTCCAGAGATACTGGTCTCTACAGGTCGTGGCGTGATGATTCGAGTTACATATTTAGTGCGGCCAATGGAGTTACTGAGGTCCCTGATCCAAATGTGACGGTTAGCTATCCTCCAGGATCGGCAACCTACATTGCTCCACTTGACGTATACGCTACTTTGAGATCAATGGGTCGAAATGCTTCTGTAAACCAGAACTACAATCTAACTTGGCTTTTCCTTGTTGACTCCGGCTTTTCTTATCTGGTTAGACTCCACTTCTGTGAGATAACGGACATTGTTTACAAAGTAAACCAAAGAGTTTTCAACATCTTCATGAATAATCAGACTGCAGAACAAGGGGCAGATGTTATTGCCATGGCAGGTAGGAACGGTGTCCCTGTTCATAAGGATTATGTCGTTTTTGTTCCCACTGGACCGCCAATGCAGGATCTCTGGCTCGATCTACACCCTTTTATTTCCTCAAATCCCCAGTTCTATGATGCTATATTGAATGGTCttgaaatattcaaaataaatgatACCAACGGGTATCTTGCTGGCCCGAATCCAACTCCACTCCCACAACCGAAAGTTGATACTGATGAATCTTCTGGATCTGTTCAATCTAAAAGTCACAAAGCAGTTATCGGAGGTGTTTGTGGAGGAATTGCCGCACTTCTAGTTGTCGGTTTGATTATATGTATTGTTTCCCGCCAACGCCAAAATAGAAAGGATCCCATCACTAGTGATGGTTGGCTTCCGTTATCTTTGTATGGAAATTCACATTCATCCGGATCTGCGAAGACAAACACCACTGGAAGTAATGCTTCCTCACTTCCATCAAACCTTTGTCGCCACTTTTCATTTTCTGAGATCAAGGCTGCAACAAATGGCTTCGATGAGGCTCTTCTCCTCGGGGTTGGAGGTTTTGGTAAAGTTTATCGTGGAGAGATTGACAGTGGCACAAAGGTCGCAATTAAGCGTGGGAACCCACTCTCGGAACAAGGAGTGCATGAGTTCCAAACTGAGATCGAAATGCTCTCTAAACTTCGCCACCGTCACCTTGTATCTTTGATTGGGTATTGCGAAGAGAACTGTGAGATGATTCTTGTATATGATTATATGGCTTATGGAACTCTTAGGGAGCATCTTTACAAGACTCAAAAACCGCCACTGCCATGGAAGCAGAGGCTTGAGATTTGTATCGGTGCTGCCCGTGGTTTGCATTATCTGCACACCGGTGCAAAACACACCATCATCCATCGTGATGTCAAGACAACAAACATTCTCTTGGATGAGAAGTGGGTGGCAAAAGTTTCAGATTTTGGGCTGTCAAAAACAGGCCCCACTCTGGATAACACACATGTCAGCACTGTGGTGAAGGGTAGTTTCGGTTATCTGGATCCAGAGTATTTCAGAAGGCAGCAATTGACTGAAAAATCTGATGTATACTCATATGGTGTTGTACTTTTTGAAATCTTATGTGCTAGACCGGCATTAAACCCTACACTCCCTAAGGAACAAGTTAGCTTAGCTGAATGGGCATTGCATTGTCACAAGAAGGGAATTCTTGACCAGATTATCGATCCTTACCTTAAGGGTAAGATTGCACCGGAATGCTTTAAAAAAATTGCTGAGACTGCGGTGAAGTGTGTGTCTGATGTTGGAACTGAGAGACCTTCTATGGGTGATGTGTTGTGGAACCTTGAGTTTGCTCTGCAACTTCAGGAGAGCGCAGAGGAAAGTGAATCGTTCGACGTAAAGAATACTACCAACTCATCCCCAGGTTTTGATGGAAACATAACGGATTCAAAAAGCAGTGGATTGTCAATGAGCATTGGTGGACGCAGCCTTGCCAGCGAAGACTCGGATGGGTTGACGCCAAGTGCAGTTTTTTCTCAGATAATGAATCCCAAAGGTCGCTAA
- the LOC140832512 gene encoding receptor-like protein kinase FERONIA isoform X2 — translation MYIERGRRRDLLTTFLSVFFLLNKNKNKLLFNCNTSKAFLSISSSAAVLFQSSMRNRYSPWILVALSFLLLPFVISAVDYTPTEKIFMSCGGPPDSTDSDGRKWTSDVGSKFMLTSSNSLTATAATQKPSVPQVPYMTTRIFQSDFTYSFPVAPGRKFIRLYFYPASYGGLNAVNGLFSVICGPYTLMKNFSAAQTTEALNYDYMMKEFSVNVASEVLNITFIPSRDTSNSYAFVNGIEVVSHPDIYSSDGTDIVVGQSTGFTIDNTTALENLYRLNVGGNDISPSRDTGLYRSWRDDSSYIFSAANGVTEVPDPNVTVSYPPGSATYIAPLDVYATLRSMGRNASVNQNYNLTWLFLVDSGFSYLVRLHFCEITDIVYKVNQRVFNIFMNNQTAEQGADVIAMAGRNGVPVHKDYVVFVPTGPPMQDLWLDLHPFISSNPQFYDAILNGLEIFKINDTNGYLAGPNPTPLPQPKVDTDESSGSVQSKSHKAVIGGVCGGIAALLVVGLIICIVSRQRQNRKDPITSDGWLPLSLYGNSHSSGSAKTNTTGSNASSLPSNLCRHFSFSEIKAATNGFDEALLLGVGGFGKVYRGEIDSGTKVAIKRGNPLSEQGVHEFQTEIEMLSKLRHRHLVSLIGYCEENCEMILVYDYMAYGTLREHLYKTQKPPLPWKQRLEICIGAARGLHYLHTGAKHTIIHRDVKTTNILLDEKWVAKVSDFGLSKTGPTLDNTHVSTVVKGSFGYLDPEYFRRQQLTEKSDVYSYGVVLFEILCARPALNPTLPKEQVSLAEWALHCHKKGILDQIIDPYLKGKIAPECFKKIAETAVKCVSDVGTERPSMGDVLWNLEFALQLQESAEESESFDVKNTTNSSPGFDGNITDSKSSGLSMSIGGRSLASEDSDGLTPSAVFSQIMNPKGR, via the exons atgtacataGAGAGAGGAAGGAGAAGAGACCTCCTCACCACATTtctctctgttttttttttattaaataaaaataaaaacaaactaCTGTTCAACTGCAATACAAGCAAAGCTTTTCTTTCAATTTCGTCGAGTGCTGCTGTTTTGTTTCAG TCGTCGATGAGGAACCGCTATAGTCCATGGATCTTGGTGGCCCTTAGTTTTCTGCTGCTGCCATTTGTGATATCAGCAGTCGATTATACACCCACGGAGAAGATTTTCATGAGCTGTGGAGGTCCCCCTGACTCTACCGACTCCGATGGTCGAAAATGGACGTCAGATGTTGGCTCGAAGTTCATGTTAACGAGCAGCAACTCTTTGACCGCCACCGCGGCCACACAGAAACCCTCCGTCCCCCAAGTACCTTACATGACAACTCGAATATTCCAATCTGATTTCACCTACAGTTTCCCTGTGGCACCAGGCCGTAAGTTTATTCGTTTGTATTTCTATCCCGCGTCCTACGGTGGATTGAATGCTGTCAATGGTCTGTTCTCGGTGATTTGTGGGCCCTATACTCTTATGAAGAATTTCAGCGCTGCTCAAACCACCGAGGCCTTGAATTATGATTATATGATGAAGGAGTTCTCTGTTAATGTCGCATCTGAGGTTTTGAATATAACATTCATACCGTCCCGTGATACTTCTAACTCGTATGCATTCGTGAATGGGATCGAGGTTGTTTCGCATCCTGATATATATAGTTCAGATGGAACGGATATTGTTGTAGGTCAATCCACTGGATTCACTATTGACAACACTACAGCTCTAGAGAATTTGTATCGGTTAAATGTGGGTGGAAACGACATTTCACCCTCCAGAGATACTGGTCTCTACAGGTCGTGGCGTGATGATTCGAGTTACATATTTAGTGCGGCCAATGGAGTTACTGAGGTCCCTGATCCAAATGTGACGGTTAGCTATCCTCCAGGATCGGCAACCTACATTGCTCCACTTGACGTATACGCTACTTTGAGATCAATGGGTCGAAATGCTTCTGTAAACCAGAACTACAATCTAACTTGGCTTTTCCTTGTTGACTCCGGCTTTTCTTATCTGGTTAGACTCCACTTCTGTGAGATAACGGACATTGTTTACAAAGTAAACCAAAGAGTTTTCAACATCTTCATGAATAATCAGACTGCAGAACAAGGGGCAGATGTTATTGCCATGGCAGGTAGGAACGGTGTCCCTGTTCATAAGGATTATGTCGTTTTTGTTCCCACTGGACCGCCAATGCAGGATCTCTGGCTCGATCTACACCCTTTTATTTCCTCAAATCCCCAGTTCTATGATGCTATATTGAATGGTCttgaaatattcaaaataaatgatACCAACGGGTATCTTGCTGGCCCGAATCCAACTCCACTCCCACAACCGAAAGTTGATACTGATGAATCTTCTGGATCTGTTCAATCTAAAAGTCACAAAGCAGTTATCGGAGGTGTTTGTGGAGGAATTGCCGCACTTCTAGTTGTCGGTTTGATTATATGTATTGTTTCCCGCCAACGCCAAAATAGAAAGGATCCCATCACTAGTGATGGTTGGCTTCCGTTATCTTTGTATGGAAATTCACATTCATCCGGATCTGCGAAGACAAACACCACTGGAAGTAATGCTTCCTCACTTCCATCAAACCTTTGTCGCCACTTTTCATTTTCTGAGATCAAGGCTGCAACAAATGGCTTCGATGAGGCTCTTCTCCTCGGGGTTGGAGGTTTTGGTAAAGTTTATCGTGGAGAGATTGACAGTGGCACAAAGGTCGCAATTAAGCGTGGGAACCCACTCTCGGAACAAGGAGTGCATGAGTTCCAAACTGAGATCGAAATGCTCTCTAAACTTCGCCACCGTCACCTTGTATCTTTGATTGGGTATTGCGAAGAGAACTGTGAGATGATTCTTGTATATGATTATATGGCTTATGGAACTCTTAGGGAGCATCTTTACAAGACTCAAAAACCGCCACTGCCATGGAAGCAGAGGCTTGAGATTTGTATCGGTGCTGCCCGTGGTTTGCATTATCTGCACACCGGTGCAAAACACACCATCATCCATCGTGATGTCAAGACAACAAACATTCTCTTGGATGAGAAGTGGGTGGCAAAAGTTTCAGATTTTGGGCTGTCAAAAACAGGCCCCACTCTGGATAACACACATGTCAGCACTGTGGTGAAGGGTAGTTTCGGTTATCTGGATCCAGAGTATTTCAGAAGGCAGCAATTGACTGAAAAATCTGATGTATACTCATATGGTGTTGTACTTTTTGAAATCTTATGTGCTAGACCGGCATTAAACCCTACACTCCCTAAGGAACAAGTTAGCTTAGCTGAATGGGCATTGCATTGTCACAAGAAGGGAATTCTTGACCAGATTATCGATCCTTACCTTAAGGGTAAGATTGCACCGGAATGCTTTAAAAAAATTGCTGAGACTGCGGTGAAGTGTGTGTCTGATGTTGGAACTGAGAGACCTTCTATGGGTGATGTGTTGTGGAACCTTGAGTTTGCTCTGCAACTTCAGGAGAGCGCAGAGGAAAGTGAATCGTTCGACGTAAAGAATACTACCAACTCATCCCCAGGTTTTGATGGAAACATAACGGATTCAAAAAGCAGTGGATTGTCAATGAGCATTGGTGGACGCAGCCTTGCCAGCGAAGACTCGGATGGGTTGACGCCAAGTGCAGTTTTTTCTCAGATAATGAATCCCAAAGGTCGCTAA
- the LOC140832511 gene encoding serine/threonine-protein kinase STN8, chloroplastic produces the protein MVIVDKPSNDATHTHLETLLRLGIGEPLMMASLLSPAVTSFTYHSKPSIYFFKTPISVPCKRNSIKCNSFLDDISQGLLNDSLHLDRFAAFQRLQSAAGELPEVQKWEILIFSGLVWIYLTARPGVLMGAIDTYIFATLQLGLDSLLGRRNLKRRDFLVGDKLGEGSFGVVYSGLIVPKNVNVDQSVTKRASAKAVQLKQGLKDKVILKKVKIGVQGAVECGDYEEWFNYRLSRAAPDTCAEFLGSFVSDTTDTLYTKGEKWLVWKFEGDLDLADYMNGRGFPLNLESLVFGRKLQGLEPNERNALIIKQIMRQIISSLKKIHDTGIVHRDVKPSNLVVTKNGRIKLIDFGAATDLRIGKNYVPDRGLLDPDYCPPELYVMPEETPKPPPEPIAALMSPILWQLNSPDLFDMYSAGIVLVQMAIPSLRSKAGLKNFNLELKGVGYDLNRWREKSRTRADLSILDLDSGRGWDLASKLITPRSSLRRGRLSAAAALRHPYFLLGADQAASLLSKLTLIKR, from the exons ATGGTAATTGTGGATAAACCTTCGAATGACGCGACGCACACCCATCTTGAAACATTACTTCGTTTGGGGATCGGAGAGCCATTGATGATGGCTTCTCTTCTGTCCCCGGCTGTAACTTCATTTACCTATCACTCCAAACCTTCCATCTACTTCTTCAAAACCCCCATTTCAGTTCCTTGTAAAAGGAATTCCATCAAATGCAATTCATTTCTTGATGACATTTCTCAGGGCCTGTTAAATGATTCCCTTCATCTGGACCGGTTTGCTGCTTTCCAGCGGCTCCAGAGTGCTGCCGGGGAGCTGCCTGAAGTTCAGAAATGGGAGATACTGATTTTTTCTGGTCTCGTTTGGATATACCTGACTGCTAGGCCCGGAGTTCTAATGGGAGCGATCGATACGTATATTTTCGCCACTCTGCAACTGGGATTGGACAGTTTACTAGGGAGAAGGAATCTAAAGAGAAGGGATTTTTTGGTTGGTGATAAATTGGGTGAAGGGTCGTTTGGTGTTGTTTACTCTGGACTGATCGTTCCCAAGAACGTAAATGTGGATCAAAGTGTGACTAAACGAGCGAGTGCGAAAGCTGTTCAGCTTAAACAAGGGCTGAAAGATAAAGTTATTCTCAAGAAG GTAAAGATTGGAGTTCAAGGTGCGGTGGAGTGTGGGGATTATGAGGAGTGGTTCAATTACAGACTGTCGAGAGCAGCTCCAGATACATGCGCTGAGTTTCTGGGCAGCTTTGTATCAGATACAACTGATACTCTGTATACAAAGGGTGAGAAATGGCTTGTCTGGAAATTTGAG GGTGATCTAGACCTCGCCGATTACATGAATGGTCGCGGGTTCCCATTGAATTTAGAGTCTCTGGTGTTTGGTCGCAAGCTGCAAGGCCTAGAGCCCAATGAACGCAATGCGTTGATCATCAAACAGATAATGCGCCAGATCATTAGTTCCCTTAAGAAAATCCATGACACGGGGATCGTTCATCGAGATGTAAAGCCATCCAACTTGGTTGTCACGAAAAATGGACGAATAAAACTCATTGATTTCGGTGCAGCCACAGACCTACGAATAGGGAAAAACTATGTCCCCGACCGTGGGCTGCTAGACCCTGATTATTGTCCCCCCGAACTGTATGTAATGCCTGAAGAAACCCCAAAACCACCACCGGAGCCCATTGCTGCGCTGATGTCCCCAATCTTGTGGCAACTCAACAGTCCTGATCTATTTGACATGTACTCGGCGGGCATAGTGTTGGTGCAAATGGCAATACCAAGCTTAAGGTCTAAAGCGGGATTGAAGAACTTTAACTTGGAATTGAAGGGAGTGGGCTATGACTTGAATAGATGGAGGGAGAAGAGTAGGACGAGGGCCGACCTCTCCATACTCGATCTCGATTCGGGGCGAGGCTGGGATTTGGCCTCGAAACTGATAACTCCGAGAAGTTCCTTGAGGCGAGGGCGTCTATCCGCGGCAGCTGCTCTAAGGCATCCTTATTTTTTGTTGGGTGCGGATCAAGCTGCTTCCCTTCTCTCCAAACTCACTTTAATCAAACGCTGA
- the LOC140832512 gene encoding receptor-like protein kinase FERONIA isoform X3, whose translation MRNRYSPWILVALSFLLLPFVISAVDYTPTEKIFMSCGGPPDSTDSDGRKWTSDVGSKFMLTSSNSLTATAATQKPSVPQVPYMTTRIFQSDFTYSFPVAPGRKFIRLYFYPASYGGLNAVNGLFSVICGPYTLMKNFSAAQTTEALNYDYMMKEFSVNVASEVLNITFIPSRDTSNSYAFVNGIEVVSHPDIYSSDGTDIVVGQSTGFTIDNTTALENLYRLNVGGNDISPSRDTGLYRSWRDDSSYIFSAANGVTEVPDPNVTVSYPPGSATYIAPLDVYATLRSMGRNASVNQNYNLTWLFLVDSGFSYLVRLHFCEITDIVYKVNQRVFNIFMNNQTAEQGADVIAMAGRNGVPVHKDYVVFVPTGPPMQDLWLDLHPFISSNPQFYDAILNGLEIFKINDTNGYLAGPNPTPLPQPKVDTDESSGSVQSKSHKAVIGGVCGGIAALLVVGLIICIVSRQRQNRKDPITSDGWLPLSLYGNSHSSGSAKTNTTGSNASSLPSNLCRHFSFSEIKAATNGFDEALLLGVGGFGKVYRGEIDSGTKVAIKRGNPLSEQGVHEFQTEIEMLSKLRHRHLVSLIGYCEENCEMILVYDYMAYGTLREHLYKTQKPPLPWKQRLEICIGAARGLHYLHTGAKHTIIHRDVKTTNILLDEKWVAKVSDFGLSKTGPTLDNTHVSTVVKGSFGYLDPEYFRRQQLTEKSDVYSYGVVLFEILCARPALNPTLPKEQVSLAEWALHCHKKGILDQIIDPYLKGKIAPECFKKIAETAVKCVSDVGTERPSMGDVLWNLEFALQLQESAEESESFDVKNTTNSSPGFDGNITDSKSSGLSMSIGGRSLASEDSDGLTPSAVFSQIMNPKGR comes from the coding sequence ATGAGGAACCGCTATAGTCCATGGATCTTGGTGGCCCTTAGTTTTCTGCTGCTGCCATTTGTGATATCAGCAGTCGATTATACACCCACGGAGAAGATTTTCATGAGCTGTGGAGGTCCCCCTGACTCTACCGACTCCGATGGTCGAAAATGGACGTCAGATGTTGGCTCGAAGTTCATGTTAACGAGCAGCAACTCTTTGACCGCCACCGCGGCCACACAGAAACCCTCCGTCCCCCAAGTACCTTACATGACAACTCGAATATTCCAATCTGATTTCACCTACAGTTTCCCTGTGGCACCAGGCCGTAAGTTTATTCGTTTGTATTTCTATCCCGCGTCCTACGGTGGATTGAATGCTGTCAATGGTCTGTTCTCGGTGATTTGTGGGCCCTATACTCTTATGAAGAATTTCAGCGCTGCTCAAACCACCGAGGCCTTGAATTATGATTATATGATGAAGGAGTTCTCTGTTAATGTCGCATCTGAGGTTTTGAATATAACATTCATACCGTCCCGTGATACTTCTAACTCGTATGCATTCGTGAATGGGATCGAGGTTGTTTCGCATCCTGATATATATAGTTCAGATGGAACGGATATTGTTGTAGGTCAATCCACTGGATTCACTATTGACAACACTACAGCTCTAGAGAATTTGTATCGGTTAAATGTGGGTGGAAACGACATTTCACCCTCCAGAGATACTGGTCTCTACAGGTCGTGGCGTGATGATTCGAGTTACATATTTAGTGCGGCCAATGGAGTTACTGAGGTCCCTGATCCAAATGTGACGGTTAGCTATCCTCCAGGATCGGCAACCTACATTGCTCCACTTGACGTATACGCTACTTTGAGATCAATGGGTCGAAATGCTTCTGTAAACCAGAACTACAATCTAACTTGGCTTTTCCTTGTTGACTCCGGCTTTTCTTATCTGGTTAGACTCCACTTCTGTGAGATAACGGACATTGTTTACAAAGTAAACCAAAGAGTTTTCAACATCTTCATGAATAATCAGACTGCAGAACAAGGGGCAGATGTTATTGCCATGGCAGGTAGGAACGGTGTCCCTGTTCATAAGGATTATGTCGTTTTTGTTCCCACTGGACCGCCAATGCAGGATCTCTGGCTCGATCTACACCCTTTTATTTCCTCAAATCCCCAGTTCTATGATGCTATATTGAATGGTCttgaaatattcaaaataaatgatACCAACGGGTATCTTGCTGGCCCGAATCCAACTCCACTCCCACAACCGAAAGTTGATACTGATGAATCTTCTGGATCTGTTCAATCTAAAAGTCACAAAGCAGTTATCGGAGGTGTTTGTGGAGGAATTGCCGCACTTCTAGTTGTCGGTTTGATTATATGTATTGTTTCCCGCCAACGCCAAAATAGAAAGGATCCCATCACTAGTGATGGTTGGCTTCCGTTATCTTTGTATGGAAATTCACATTCATCCGGATCTGCGAAGACAAACACCACTGGAAGTAATGCTTCCTCACTTCCATCAAACCTTTGTCGCCACTTTTCATTTTCTGAGATCAAGGCTGCAACAAATGGCTTCGATGAGGCTCTTCTCCTCGGGGTTGGAGGTTTTGGTAAAGTTTATCGTGGAGAGATTGACAGTGGCACAAAGGTCGCAATTAAGCGTGGGAACCCACTCTCGGAACAAGGAGTGCATGAGTTCCAAACTGAGATCGAAATGCTCTCTAAACTTCGCCACCGTCACCTTGTATCTTTGATTGGGTATTGCGAAGAGAACTGTGAGATGATTCTTGTATATGATTATATGGCTTATGGAACTCTTAGGGAGCATCTTTACAAGACTCAAAAACCGCCACTGCCATGGAAGCAGAGGCTTGAGATTTGTATCGGTGCTGCCCGTGGTTTGCATTATCTGCACACCGGTGCAAAACACACCATCATCCATCGTGATGTCAAGACAACAAACATTCTCTTGGATGAGAAGTGGGTGGCAAAAGTTTCAGATTTTGGGCTGTCAAAAACAGGCCCCACTCTGGATAACACACATGTCAGCACTGTGGTGAAGGGTAGTTTCGGTTATCTGGATCCAGAGTATTTCAGAAGGCAGCAATTGACTGAAAAATCTGATGTATACTCATATGGTGTTGTACTTTTTGAAATCTTATGTGCTAGACCGGCATTAAACCCTACACTCCCTAAGGAACAAGTTAGCTTAGCTGAATGGGCATTGCATTGTCACAAGAAGGGAATTCTTGACCAGATTATCGATCCTTACCTTAAGGGTAAGATTGCACCGGAATGCTTTAAAAAAATTGCTGAGACTGCGGTGAAGTGTGTGTCTGATGTTGGAACTGAGAGACCTTCTATGGGTGATGTGTTGTGGAACCTTGAGTTTGCTCTGCAACTTCAGGAGAGCGCAGAGGAAAGTGAATCGTTCGACGTAAAGAATACTACCAACTCATCCCCAGGTTTTGATGGAAACATAACGGATTCAAAAAGCAGTGGATTGTCAATGAGCATTGGTGGACGCAGCCTTGCCAGCGAAGACTCGGATGGGTTGACGCCAAGTGCAGTTTTTTCTCAGATAATGAATCCCAAAGGTCGCTAA
- the LOC140832513 gene encoding thioredoxin H9-like — MGHCLAKATNDGDDSDHNVELTGGNVHLITTKEGWEQKMAEAKTDGKIVIANFSASWCGPCKLIAPFYAELSEKHQSLMFLTVDVDELTEFSTSWDIKATPTFFFLKDGRQLDKLVGANKLELQKKVTVILDF; from the exons ATGGGGCATTGCTTAGCTAAG GCTACAAATGATGGAGATGATTCTGATCATAATGTTGAGTTGACTGGTGGAAATGTGCACCTTATCACGACAAAGGAAGGTTGGGAACAAAAGATGGCAGAAGCTAAGACAGATGGAAAGATT GTAATCGCCAATTTCAGTGCTTCATGGTGTGGCCCTTGCAAACTTATTGCACCTTTCTATGCTGAGCTGTCTGAGAAACACCAATCTCTAATGTTTTTGACAGTTGATGTGGACGAGCTTACT GAATTTAGCACATCATGGGATATCAAAGCAACGCCAACCTTCTTTTTCCTTAAAGACGGGCGACAACTTGACAAACTTGTAGGAGCCAACAAGCTAGAACTGCAGAAGAAGGTGACTGTGATACTTGATTTTTAA